From the Labrus mixtus chromosome 17, fLabMix1.1, whole genome shotgun sequence genome, one window contains:
- the st8sia3 gene encoding sia-alpha-2,3-Gal-beta-1,4-GlcNAc-R:alpha 2,8-sialyltransferase, with the protein MRCTWVLAVSSSWPSSDPLVRGGWFPQRRRMVRIVSALGLVMFSVALLILSLISYVSIKKDFLLSTPRYGPNGGSRLSMFHAGFRSQLAMKYLDPGFSPLTNSLSEDLQNSSKWSYNSTAFIKLKKEIAQYIDIPHNFTLTKKSVRIGQLMHYDYSSHKYVFSIGENFRSLLPEVSPILNKHYNVCAVIGNSGILTGSRCGPQIEKFDYVFRCNFAPTEVFKKDVGRQTNMTTFNPSILEKYYNNLLTVQDRNNFFLSLKRLDGAILWIPAFFFHTSATVTRTLVDFFVEHRGQLKVQLAWPGNIMQYINSYWKTKQLSPKRLSTGILMYTLASSMCNQIHLYGFWPFGWDPNTGKELPYHYYDKKGTKFTTKWQESHQLPAEFKLLYKMHTEGLLKLSLSHCA; encoded by the exons ATGCGGTGCACCTGGGTGCTCGCTGTCTCCTCGTCCTGGCCCAGCTCTGATCCTCTGGTCCGGGGGGGCTGGTTCCCGCAGAGACGCAGGATGGTGCGGATAGTCAGCGCGCTGGGGCTTGTCATGTTCAGCGTGGCGCTGCTCATCCTGTCGCTCATCAGCTACGTGTCCATCAAGAAGGACTTCCTGCTCAGCACCCCCAGATACGGACCTAATGGAGGATCCAGGCTGTCCATGTTCCATGCGGGGTTTCG CTCCCAGCTGGCCATGAAGTATCTGGATCCAGGATTCAGCCCTCTGACCAACTCCCTCAGTGAGGACCTGCAGAACTCCTCCAAATGGAGCTACAACAGCACTGCTTTCATAAAGCTCAA AAAGGAGATCGCTCAGTACATCGACATCCCTCACAACTTCACACTGACAAAAAAATCAGTCCGAATCGGACAGCTGATGCATTACGACTACTCCAGCCACAAGTACGTCTTCTCTATCGGTGAGAACTTCCGCTCGTTGCTCCCTGAGGTCTCGCCGATCCTCAACAAGCACTACAATGTCTGTGCCGTGATCGGAAACAGCGGCATCCTCACCGGCTCGCGCTGTGGCCCCCAGATAGAGAAGTTTGACTATGTCTTTCGCTGCAACTTTGCACCGACAGAGGTCTTTAAGAAGGACGTAGGGCGGCAGACGAACATGACGACATTTAACCCCAGCATCCTGGAGAAATACTACAACAATCTGCTGACTGTGCAGGACAGGAACAACTTCTTCCTGAGCCTGAAGAGGCTGGACGGAGCCATCCTGTGGATCCCAGCGTTCTTCTTCCACACGTCAGCCACGGTGACGAGGACGCTGGTCGACTTTTTCGTGGAGCATCGAGGTCAGCTGAAGGTCCAGCTGGCTTGGCCTGGAAACATCATGCAGTACATCAACAG CTACTGGAAAACCAAACAGCTTTCTCCGAAGCGCCTGAGCACCGGCATCCTGATGTACACGCTGGCGTCCTCCATGTGCAACCAGATCCACCTGTACGGCTTCTGGCCCTTCGGCTGGGACCCCAACACGGGAAAGGAGCTGCCGTACCACTACTACGACAAGAAGGGCACCAAGTTCACCACCAAGTGGCAGGAGTCCCACCAGCTGCCTGCTGAGTTCAAACTCCTCTATAAGATGCACACGGAGGGACTGCTGAAGCTGTCGCTCTCACACTGCGCTTAG